Within Protaetiibacter intestinalis, the genomic segment CGGCTACCTCGAGCGTGCGGCGATCGTCGGCTCGATCGCCGTCGGACATCCGGAGGTCATCGCCGCCCTCATCGCCGTCAAGGGCCTCGGGCGCTTCTCGGAGCTCGAATCCTCCGCCGCGCGCGAGCGGTTCATCATCGGCACGCTCGCGAGCATGGGCTGGGCGGGCGCGTGCGCGCTGCTCGTCGCCCTCACGCTCGGCTGATCCGACGCCGCGGCCTCGGCCGCATCCGCCTCGGAAGGTTCGACCGACGGCATCGGCGGATAGACCCAGGTGACGAGCACGACCGACACGATGAGCAGCAGGAACCAGGAGCCGACCTTCGCGAGCGACACGGGCTCCCAGCCGTCCTGCTGGCCCGGATAGCTCCACGCGCCCGCCCAGGTGGCGATGTTCTCGGCGACCCAGATCGCGACGCCCGCCCCGCCGAGCACCGCCAGCAGCGGCAGCTCGAGGTGCCGCCGGTGCACCCGCGCCCGCATGACGGTCGGCCAGTACGCGGCGACCACGAGGGCGATGAGCAGCGCGCGGACGTCGGCGACGACGTGATGGGTGAAGAAGTTCACGTACACCCCGGCCGCGACAAGTGCCATGAACCCGCGGCGCGGGTAGCGGTCGAACCGCAGCTCGAACAGCCGGTGCACGCGCACGAGGTAGGAGCCCACCGCGGCGTACATGAAGCCGGAGAACAGCGGCACCCCCGCGATCCGCAGCACTCCCTGTGCGTCGTACTCCCAGGACCCCGCCGCGGTCTTGAACAGCTCCATGACGGTCCCCGCGAGGTGGAACAGCAGGATCACGCGCAGCTCGCCGACCGTCTCGAGCCGAGCGAGCAGCATCCCGAGCTGGATGAGGACGGCGACGATCGTGAGCAGGTCGTTGCGGGCGAGTGCCGCGTCATCCGGGTACCAGAGCCGGGCGGCCACGAGCGCCACGAGCAACAGCACGCCGAACAGGCATGCCCACAGCTGCTTCGCGAGGAACACCGCGGCCTCGAGCAGCCACCCGGGAGCGCCGCGGCGCTCCGCCGCCGCCACCGCAGC encodes:
- a CDS encoding DUF817 domain-containing protein, producing MARFTPLEERIDALALAAVAAAERRGAPGWLLEAAVFLAKQLWACLFGVLLLVALVAARLWYPDDAALARNDLLTIVAVLIQLGMLLARLETVGELRVILLFHLAGTVMELFKTAAGSWEYDAQGVLRIAGVPLFSGFMYAAVGSYLVRVHRLFELRFDRYPRRGFMALVAAGVYVNFFTHHVVADVRALLIALVVAAYWPTVMRARVHRRHLELPLLAVLGGAGVAIWVAENIATWAGAWSYPGQQDGWEPVSLAKVGSWFLLLIVSVVLVTWVYPPMPSVEPSEADAAEAAASDQPSVRATSSAHAPAQPMLASVPMMNRSRAAEDSSSEKRPRPLTAMRAAMTSGCPTAIEPTIAARSR